Proteins encoded by one window of Gordonia jinghuaiqii:
- a CDS encoding DUF948 domain-containing protein, whose protein sequence is MADRGDHTSTRPPERQRIRKLAQAAMNADVTVEQLDGILADMGETLNGLGPTMDGLNSTIEKLDATLVRMSGTLDQVDATVDRMSDVVQRLERVVGRVESLVELGEAALRPLGALESAGKSVAARLGWR, encoded by the coding sequence ATGGCCGACAGAGGCGATCACACATCAACGAGGCCGCCCGAGCGTCAGCGCATCAGGAAGCTCGCGCAGGCAGCGATGAACGCGGATGTCACTGTGGAGCAGCTCGACGGCATTCTCGCCGACATGGGCGAGACGCTGAACGGGCTCGGCCCCACCATGGACGGCTTGAACTCGACCATCGAGAAGCTCGACGCGACGCTCGTCCGGATGTCGGGCACCCTGGACCAGGTGGATGCGACCGTCGACCGCATGTCCGACGTGGTCCAGCGGCTCGAGCGGGTCGTCGGCCGCGTCGAGTCGCTGGTCGAGCTGGGGGAGGCCGCGCTCCGGCCCCTCGGTGCCCTGGAGTCGGCGGGCAAGTCGGTGGCCGCGAGGCTCGGCTGGCGCTGA
- a CDS encoding alpha/beta hydrolase → MTPEEHSFRGTHGHTIVYDVFRPEQAPRGVVVIAHGLAEHGRRYGYVAQRLVDAGYLVAIPDHVGHGRSGGKRMRLRRFGEFTADLDTVIAHVSDDALPTFLIGHSMGGCIALDYALDHQDVLDGLILSGAAVLPGDDLPALAIRFAKVIGTVAPGLPTTALSSSSISRDPAVVAEYDADPLVTRGKIPAGLGGAMIATMQTFPARLPSLQLPILVMHGSEDALTDPKGSELVDRLADSTDKTLVIYDGLFHEIFNEPERDVVLDEVVEWLGAHTPVEH, encoded by the coding sequence ATGACACCGGAAGAACACAGCTTTCGCGGCACCCACGGCCACACCATCGTCTACGACGTCTTCCGCCCAGAGCAGGCGCCGCGCGGCGTCGTGGTGATCGCGCACGGACTCGCCGAACACGGGCGCCGATATGGGTACGTCGCCCAGCGGCTCGTCGACGCCGGGTACCTGGTCGCGATCCCCGACCATGTCGGCCACGGACGCTCCGGCGGCAAACGGATGCGACTGCGCCGTTTCGGTGAGTTCACCGCCGACCTCGACACGGTGATCGCCCACGTCTCCGACGACGCCCTGCCGACCTTCCTGATCGGTCACAGCATGGGCGGTTGCATCGCACTGGATTACGCGCTCGACCACCAGGACGTCCTCGACGGACTCATCCTGTCGGGGGCGGCGGTCCTGCCCGGCGACGACCTGCCCGCCCTGGCGATCCGCTTCGCCAAGGTGATCGGGACTGTCGCGCCGGGTCTGCCCACCACGGCGCTGAGCTCCTCGAGCATCTCCCGTGACCCGGCTGTGGTCGCCGAGTACGACGCGGACCCACTCGTGACGCGTGGCAAGATCCCGGCCGGACTCGGGGGCGCGATGATCGCCACGATGCAGACATTCCCCGCCCGTCTGCCGTCGCTGCAGCTGCCGATCCTGGTGATGCACGGCAGCGAGGATGCGCTCACCGATCCGAAGGGCAGCGAACTCGTCGACCGGCTGGCCGACTCGACCGACAAGACGCTCGTGATCTACGACGGCCTGTTCCACGAGATCTTCAACGAACCCGAGCGTGACGTGGTGCTCGACGAGGTCGTGGAATGGCTGGGCGCGCACACGCCCGTGGAGCACTGA
- a CDS encoding alpha/beta hydrolase: MLHPHRDQSVPSADTGSAGKPRRLSPRHRLLTGISVVAILTLGLFGASTLLNSSNTASALRGHPEKLRPGCTWDTSGNFVQNCKVWSESQGRDVIVQIRASSGSDSGIYLLDGMRASETRSAWTTDVQAAKVYDAKADTTLVMPVGGASSFYTDWDGGAGDKNATIKQETFLTSELPGYLEREFGVSPNNNAIVGLSMSGGPAVTLAERHPEQFKVVQAMSGYYQTDNPIGALGVFATQTMVSNYTNGIVNMWGAPGGTRWTDNDPSKNVSKLAENGQVLIISSGNGFLSTSEMAKLAPRDQISAMALEILSAVSTVLMQLQAKQAGASVISLPNYGGHTWENWGRALGDGKDHVLSTLRNNPPVTAKTTVVSSSGSPDPEAPAKVTLAAKQAAAASPALDASVIAAVDASLAATPESSVSASASAGSTESAGAPGSVDASPSGASESVPAPSEAAPSGAAPSEVAPSEVAPSDPSAAGQGTSAAAVPSVTSPSVVAPSSVAPVR, encoded by the coding sequence ATGTTGCACCCGCACCGCGATCAGTCCGTCCCCTCAGCCGACACGGGGTCCGCAGGAAAACCGCGCAGACTTTCCCCACGTCATCGGCTGCTGACCGGGATCTCTGTGGTCGCGATCCTCACCCTCGGACTGTTCGGGGCGAGCACCCTGCTCAACTCGTCGAACACGGCGAGCGCATTGCGCGGGCACCCCGAGAAACTGCGGCCGGGCTGCACCTGGGACACATCCGGGAACTTCGTCCAGAACTGCAAGGTGTGGTCGGAGTCGCAGGGACGCGACGTGATCGTCCAGATCCGCGCCTCCAGCGGTAGCGACAGCGGCATCTACCTGCTCGACGGCATGCGCGCGAGCGAGACCCGATCGGCGTGGACCACCGACGTCCAGGCCGCCAAGGTCTACGACGCCAAGGCCGACACCACCCTGGTCATGCCGGTGGGCGGCGCGTCGTCGTTCTACACCGACTGGGACGGCGGGGCCGGCGACAAGAACGCCACGATCAAGCAGGAGACCTTCCTGACCTCCGAGCTGCCCGGATACCTCGAACGCGAGTTCGGCGTCAGCCCCAACAACAATGCGATCGTCGGACTGTCGATGTCAGGTGGGCCGGCCGTGACGCTCGCCGAGCGGCACCCGGAACAGTTCAAGGTGGTCCAGGCGATGTCGGGGTATTACCAGACCGACAACCCGATCGGCGCGCTCGGCGTCTTCGCCACGCAGACGATGGTCTCCAACTACACCAACGGCATCGTCAACATGTGGGGCGCCCCGGGCGGAACCCGCTGGACCGACAACGATCCGTCCAAGAACGTGAGCAAACTGGCCGAGAACGGGCAGGTCCTGATCATCTCCTCGGGCAACGGGTTCCTGTCGACGTCCGAGATGGCCAAACTCGCCCCGAGGGACCAGATCAGCGCGATGGCACTGGAGATCCTGTCCGCCGTGTCGACCGTGCTGATGCAACTTCAGGCGAAACAGGCCGGCGCATCGGTGATCTCGCTGCCCAACTACGGCGGGCACACCTGGGAGAACTGGGGCCGGGCACTCGGCGACGGCAAGGACCACGTGCTGAGCACGCTGCGCAACAACCCGCCGGTGACCGCCAAGACCACGGTTGTCTCCTCGTCGGGAAGCCCCGATCCCGAGGCACCCGCGAAGGTCACACTCGCCGCGAAGCAGGCCGCCGCCGCCTCTCCCGCACTCGACGCCTCGGTGATCGCAGCCGTCGATGCGTCGCTGGCCGCGACCCCCGAGTCGAGCGTGTCGGCCTCGGCGTCGGCCGGGTCCACCGAATCAGCCGGGGCGCCGGGATCGGTCGACGCCTCACCGAGTGGCGCATCCGAGTCCGTACCTGCCCCATCCGAGGCCGCACCGTCCGGGGCCGCCCCTTCCGAAGTCGCCCCCTCCGAAGTCGCTCCGTCCGATCCGTCGGCCGCGGGCCAGGGGACGTCGGCCGCCGCGGTTCCCTCGGTCACCTCACCCTCCGTAGTCGCACCGTCGTCCGTCGCGCCGGTGAGGTAG
- a CDS encoding alpha/beta fold hydrolase translates to MLIPLSGDSGPVLDVEVIGDGEPLLLIEGMSAHRGMWTDEFLAELVGHFSVAVYDHRGIGDSGRVDEPFSIADLAADARGVLDGLGWDSAHVLGTSMGGMIAQELVSAAPDRVRSVVLGCTTPGGPGALGTPGVVRLVEAIASRDAALVARTAFEVNLSPEFCSRPGEFDRFAQLSTQRRVPSAVVGMQATACAGHDTRDRLAGITVPAAVIHGEVDEVISVDQGELLAASIPDAELDRWPGVGHMFWWERPAETAEVIIRTASRRA, encoded by the coding sequence ATGCTGATCCCGCTGTCCGGCGACTCCGGTCCCGTCCTCGACGTCGAGGTGATCGGGGACGGTGAACCACTGCTGCTCATCGAGGGCATGTCCGCGCATCGAGGGATGTGGACCGACGAATTCCTCGCCGAGCTCGTCGGCCACTTCTCCGTGGCCGTCTACGACCATCGTGGGATCGGTGACAGCGGTCGTGTGGACGAACCGTTCTCCATCGCCGACCTCGCCGCGGACGCCCGCGGGGTCCTCGACGGGTTGGGTTGGGACAGCGCCCACGTCCTTGGTACCTCGATGGGCGGCATGATCGCGCAGGAGCTGGTGTCGGCGGCACCGGACCGGGTGCGCAGTGTGGTGCTCGGATGCACCACCCCCGGCGGTCCCGGCGCCCTCGGCACGCCCGGCGTCGTCCGACTGGTCGAGGCGATCGCCTCGCGAGATGCCGCACTCGTGGCGCGCACCGCGTTCGAGGTGAACCTCTCACCCGAGTTCTGCTCACGCCCAGGAGAATTCGACCGCTTCGCCCAGCTGTCGACACAGCGTCGGGTGCCGTCGGCGGTGGTCGGCATGCAGGCTACGGCATGCGCCGGTCACGACACGCGCGACCGGCTGGCAGGCATCACCGTCCCCGCCGCGGTCATCCACGGTGAGGTCGACGAGGTCATCTCGGTAGACCAGGGCGAGCTGCTGGCCGCCTCGATCCCGGACGCCGAACTCGACCGATGGCCCGGGGTCGGGCACATGTTCTGGTGGGAACGCCCGGCCGAGACCGCCGAGGTGATCATCCGCACCGCGTCGCGGAGGGCGTAA
- a CDS encoding benzoate/H(+) symporter BenE family transporter, with protein sequence MSAPSSENPATDVRGDPRPGLSSMMRDVGGIYVVNGIIGLIFAASGPVAVILAAGAAGDLTTAQLTSWIFGVFVLNGILTVIASWLYRMPLGFAWTIPGTVLVGSAVQHLAWSEVVGAFLLTGLLILLIGLTGRVRAAMSAIPMPIVMGMVAGVFLQFGLDIVDAVGADPWVAAPIVVAFFALQFHGTVSRWMPPIIGAFVVGAVAVAATGAFHLDDPPSSVMAVPVFTAPEFTLRAALELVVPLAITVIVVQNGQGVAVLRVAGHRPPVNAITVACGVWSALAASVGAISTCLTGPTNALLVAGGRRERQYTAALTFGVLAVVVGLLAPMFVALMQAMPSAFIATVGGLALLPALQSAFRGAFGTGRFTMGALVTFLVSVSDLTVLNIGSAFWGLIAGVLVSWAVERVDFRTGNTE encoded by the coding sequence ATGTCTGCACCGAGCTCCGAGAATCCGGCCACGGACGTCCGGGGTGACCCGCGTCCGGGGCTGTCGTCGATGATGCGCGACGTGGGCGGCATCTACGTCGTCAACGGCATCATCGGTCTGATCTTCGCGGCGTCGGGTCCGGTGGCCGTGATCCTGGCGGCCGGGGCCGCGGGTGACCTGACCACCGCGCAGCTGACGTCGTGGATCTTCGGCGTGTTCGTCCTCAACGGCATCCTGACGGTCATCGCCAGCTGGCTGTACCGGATGCCCCTGGGTTTCGCGTGGACGATCCCGGGCACCGTGCTCGTCGGGTCCGCGGTACAGCACCTCGCGTGGTCGGAGGTGGTCGGCGCCTTCCTGCTCACCGGCCTGCTGATCCTGCTCATCGGACTCACCGGGCGCGTGCGGGCCGCGATGTCGGCGATCCCGATGCCGATCGTGATGGGCATGGTCGCCGGGGTGTTCCTGCAGTTCGGCCTGGACATCGTCGATGCGGTCGGGGCCGACCCGTGGGTGGCGGCGCCGATCGTCGTCGCCTTCTTCGCCCTGCAGTTCCACGGGACGGTGAGCCGGTGGATGCCGCCGATCATCGGGGCGTTCGTGGTGGGGGCCGTCGCAGTCGCCGCAACGGGTGCGTTCCACCTCGACGACCCGCCGTCGTCGGTGATGGCGGTCCCGGTGTTCACCGCGCCGGAGTTCACCCTTCGTGCCGCGCTGGAGCTGGTGGTCCCGCTGGCGATCACCGTCATCGTGGTGCAGAACGGACAGGGTGTGGCGGTGCTGCGCGTCGCCGGTCACCGGCCGCCGGTCAACGCGATCACCGTCGCCTGCGGGGTGTGGTCGGCGCTGGCCGCCTCGGTCGGTGCGATCTCGACGTGCCTCACCGGACCCACGAACGCGCTGCTGGTCGCCGGGGGTCGCCGTGAGCGGCAGTACACCGCCGCGCTGACGTTCGGGGTGCTGGCGGTGGTCGTCGGGCTACTGGCGCCGATGTTCGTCGCGTTGATGCAGGCGATGCCGTCGGCATTCATCGCCACCGTCGGCGGGCTGGCGCTGCTTCCGGCGCTGCAGAGCGCGTTCCGCGGAGCGTTCGGCACCGGACGGTTCACCATGGGTGCGCTCGTGACCTTCCTGGTGTCGGTGTCGGACCTGACCGTGCTCAACATCGGGTCGGCGTTCTGGGGACTGATCGCCGGGGTGCTGGTGTCGTGGGCGGTCGAGCGCGTCGACTTCCGGACCGGAAACACAGAGTGA
- a CDS encoding aldehyde dehydrogenase family protein encodes MPDITKFYIDGQWVEPAELNLVDVINPATEKSAGQVAIGSAADVDAAVDAARRAFVTWGQTTVDERLEVLNKIIAEYQNRMGDLAAAVTEEMGSPVGLTNAAQVPIGLGHLMTAAAQLPDFKFVEDRGTSRIAKEPIGVCGFITPWNWPLNQVMCKVAPALATGCTMVLKPSEVAPFSAAIVAEIFDAAGVPAGVFNLVNGDGPGVGAALSSHEGIDMISFTGSTRAGIEVAKSAAPTVKRVAQELGGKSPNIILDDEDFAKNVAGGIVTMMMNSGQSCNAPSRMLVPAARVEEVAEIAKGVAADLTVGDPTTDVRLGPVVSEAQFDKIQGLIERAIADGATAVIGGAGRPEGLETGYYVKPTVFTDVTNDMEIARTEVFGPVLVVIGYDSLDEAIKIANDTEYGLAGYVSGKDVDEVRKIGSQIRAGSISLNGAQLDPSAPFGGYKKSGNGREWSDYAFDEFLEVKSLLGFGA; translated from the coding sequence ATGCCGGACATCACCAAGTTCTACATCGACGGCCAGTGGGTCGAGCCCGCTGAGCTCAACCTCGTCGACGTCATCAACCCTGCCACCGAGAAGTCGGCCGGACAGGTCGCCATCGGTAGCGCGGCCGACGTCGACGCCGCGGTCGACGCCGCCCGTCGCGCATTCGTCACCTGGGGACAGACCACCGTCGACGAGCGCCTCGAGGTGCTGAACAAGATCATCGCCGAGTACCAGAACCGCATGGGCGATCTCGCCGCCGCGGTGACCGAGGAGATGGGTTCACCCGTCGGCCTCACCAACGCAGCGCAGGTGCCGATCGGTCTCGGTCACCTCATGACCGCCGCCGCCCAGCTCCCCGACTTCAAGTTCGTCGAGGACCGCGGCACCTCGCGCATCGCCAAGGAGCCCATCGGCGTGTGCGGTTTCATCACCCCGTGGAACTGGCCGCTCAACCAGGTCATGTGCAAGGTGGCCCCGGCACTGGCCACCGGGTGCACCATGGTCCTCAAGCCGTCTGAGGTCGCCCCGTTCTCCGCCGCCATCGTCGCCGAGATCTTCGACGCCGCAGGCGTTCCCGCCGGCGTGTTCAACCTCGTCAACGGCGATGGACCGGGCGTCGGCGCGGCACTGTCGAGCCACGAGGGCATCGACATGATCTCGTTCACCGGCTCCACCCGCGCCGGCATCGAGGTCGCCAAGAGCGCCGCACCGACCGTCAAGCGTGTCGCCCAGGAACTCGGCGGCAAGAGCCCGAACATCATCCTCGACGACGAGGACTTCGCCAAGAACGTCGCCGGCGGCATCGTCACGATGATGATGAACTCGGGACAGTCGTGCAACGCCCCGAGCCGCATGCTGGTCCCGGCCGCGCGCGTCGAGGAGGTCGCCGAGATCGCCAAGGGCGTGGCCGCCGACCTCACCGTCGGTGATCCGACAACCGACGTGCGCCTCGGCCCCGTGGTGTCCGAAGCCCAGTTCGACAAGATCCAGGGTCTGATCGAACGCGCGATCGCCGACGGCGCCACCGCCGTCATCGGCGGAGCGGGACGCCCCGAGGGACTCGAGACCGGCTATTACGTGAAGCCGACCGTGTTCACCGACGTCACCAACGACATGGAGATCGCCCGCACGGAGGTCTTCGGTCCGGTCCTCGTGGTCATCGGATACGACTCGCTCGACGAGGCGATCAAGATCGCCAACGACACCGAGTACGGTCTGGCCGGTTACGTGTCGGGCAAGGACGTCGACGAGGTGCGCAAGATCGGTTCGCAGATCCGCGCCGGCTCGATCTCCCTCAACGGCGCGCAGCTCGATCCCAGCGCCCCGTTCGGCGGTTACAAGAAGAGTGGCAACGGCCGCGAGTGGAGCGACTACGCCTTCGACGAGTTCCTCGAGGTGAAGTCGCTGCTGGGCTTCGGCGCCTGA
- a CDS encoding putative quinol monooxygenase — MILIVVKWPIKPEYADEWPELSREFTEATRAEPGNKWFDWSRSLDDPHTYVLVEAFDDDAAEAHVTSPHFKQAQKELPKYLERTPDVINTTIDGDEWSRLGEFEVEPE; from the coding sequence ATGATTCTCATCGTCGTGAAATGGCCGATCAAGCCCGAGTATGCCGACGAGTGGCCCGAGCTGTCGCGGGAGTTCACCGAGGCGACCCGTGCCGAGCCGGGCAACAAGTGGTTCGACTGGTCGCGGTCGCTCGACGACCCGCACACCTACGTGCTGGTCGAGGCCTTCGACGACGACGCCGCCGAAGCCCATGTCACCTCGCCGCACTTCAAGCAGGCGCAGAAGGAGCTCCCGAAGTACCTCGAGCGGACGCCCGACGTCATCAACACGACGATCGACGGCGATGAGTGGTCGAGGCTCGGGGAGTTCGAGGTCGAGCCCGAGTGA
- a CDS encoding MMPL family transporter: MATHLYRLGRWTYENRFKTIAIWVLVLIGMGIGATMLAKPTSESFSIPGIPSEKAQDLMVERFPGEPAFGSDVSVTYLLRAPQGSTLTEPQYQQAIDTMVTDLKGVEGVKSPEAIVNPFDSYGTEQSPGKLRELSQSFQQQTFDKSAEEAAADAQAISPINSEATVAQLGASFDVEASSDITETTREQMGKVADDARAAGLTVEMKGTATQQFELGITSELIGIGVGALILILTFASLVAWGMPIITAIVGVAIGMLGIQLGTNFFDLSNETPILATMIGLAVGIDYALFIVSRYRHEIHRSSSRADAAGRAVGTAGSAVVFAGSTVVIALAALAIVKIPFLTAMGVAAAATVIVAVLVALTLLPAILGLFGTKAFGGQLPRLNPPDVEQHEAERVHNGQRWVQRIVARPRTVTVAIIGILVVLAIPMVGLKLALPNDGTSEPSTTQRQAYDMVAEGYGPGFNGPLVVVADGRGIEDSGERITAFDTLVDDLKRIDGVSVAQIGAGGLNEARDTAKITIIPSTAPSDEATPELVQKLRDMEPRVSATTGISYGVTGQTAIELDISERLSDSLIPYLLVVVGLAFILLIIVFRSILVPLTAALGFLLSVAATFGVTVALFTDGALGIVDNPQPVVSFLPIMLVGIVFGLAMDYQVFLVTRMREAYVHGADARTAVVEGYRHSARVVAAAGAIMISVFAAFMLQDMAFIKVMGFALAAAVFFDAFVVRMTLMPAVLTVLGDKAWWLPRWLDRILPDVDIEGEKLRVAGSGPAAETEAEVRTGR; this comes from the coding sequence GTGGCAACACACCTGTATCGGCTCGGACGCTGGACGTACGAGAACCGTTTCAAGACGATCGCCATCTGGGTGCTGGTGCTCATCGGCATGGGGATCGGCGCAACCATGCTGGCCAAACCGACGTCGGAGTCGTTCTCGATCCCCGGCATCCCGTCGGAGAAGGCCCAGGACCTGATGGTCGAGCGCTTCCCTGGCGAACCGGCCTTCGGATCCGACGTCTCCGTCACGTATCTCCTTCGCGCACCGCAGGGTTCGACGCTGACCGAGCCGCAGTACCAGCAGGCGATCGACACGATGGTCACCGACCTCAAGGGCGTCGAGGGCGTCAAGAGCCCCGAGGCGATCGTCAATCCCTTCGACTCCTACGGCACCGAGCAGTCTCCGGGGAAGCTCCGGGAACTGTCGCAGAGCTTCCAGCAGCAGACCTTCGACAAGAGCGCCGAGGAGGCCGCGGCCGACGCCCAGGCCATCTCACCCATCAACTCCGAAGCCACGGTCGCCCAGTTGGGTGCCTCGTTCGACGTCGAGGCATCGTCGGACATCACCGAGACCACCCGCGAGCAGATGGGCAAGGTCGCCGACGACGCCCGCGCCGCCGGTCTCACCGTTGAGATGAAAGGCACGGCCACACAGCAATTCGAGCTCGGTATCACCTCCGAACTCATCGGCATCGGCGTCGGCGCGCTGATCCTGATCCTCACCTTCGCCTCGCTCGTGGCCTGGGGCATGCCCATCATCACCGCCATCGTCGGCGTCGCGATCGGCATGCTCGGCATCCAACTGGGCACCAACTTCTTCGATCTCAGCAATGAAACCCCGATCCTCGCGACGATGATCGGCCTCGCCGTCGGCATCGACTACGCGCTGTTCATCGTGTCGCGGTACCGGCATGAGATCCATCGCTCGTCGAGCCGCGCCGACGCCGCGGGCAGAGCGGTGGGCACCGCGGGTTCGGCGGTCGTGTTCGCCGGAAGCACCGTGGTCATCGCACTCGCCGCACTGGCCATCGTGAAGATCCCGTTCCTCACCGCCATGGGTGTCGCGGCGGCGGCCACGGTGATCGTCGCGGTCCTCGTCGCCCTGACCCTGCTCCCGGCGATCCTCGGGCTGTTCGGGACCAAGGCCTTCGGCGGGCAACTCCCCCGGCTCAACCCCCCGGATGTGGAGCAGCACGAGGCCGAGCGCGTCCACAACGGCCAGCGCTGGGTGCAGCGCATCGTCGCGCGTCCGCGTACGGTCACCGTCGCGATCATCGGCATCCTCGTCGTACTCGCCATCCCGATGGTCGGCCTCAAACTCGCACTGCCCAACGACGGGACGTCCGAGCCGTCGACGACTCAGCGCCAGGCCTACGACATGGTCGCCGAGGGCTACGGCCCCGGATTCAACGGACCACTCGTGGTCGTGGCCGACGGACGCGGGATCGAGGACAGCGGTGAGCGGATCACCGCATTCGACACGCTGGTCGACGACCTCAAGCGGATCGACGGCGTCTCTGTTGCCCAGATCGGCGCCGGCGGCCTCAACGAGGCGCGCGACACCGCGAAGATCACCATCATCCCGTCGACCGCACCGTCGGACGAGGCGACTCCCGAACTCGTCCAGAAGCTGCGAGACATGGAACCGCGGGTGTCGGCGACCACCGGCATCTCCTACGGGGTGACCGGCCAGACCGCGATCGAACTCGACATCTCCGAACGGCTGTCGGACTCACTGATCCCCTACCTGCTGGTCGTGGTGGGACTCGCGTTCATCCTGCTGATCATCGTGTTCCGCTCGATCCTGGTGCCGCTGACGGCAGCCCTGGGATTCCTGCTCAGCGTGGCAGCGACGTTCGGTGTCACCGTCGCACTGTTCACCGACGGGGCGCTGGGTATCGTGGACAACCCGCAACCGGTGGTGTCGTTCCTGCCGATCATGTTGGTGGGCATCGTGTTCGGGCTCGCGATGGACTATCAGGTCTTCCTCGTCACGCGAATGCGTGAGGCCTACGTGCACGGCGCCGACGCCAGGACCGCCGTCGTCGAGGGCTATCGGCACAGCGCCCGCGTCGTGGCCGCGGCCGGGGCGATCATGATCTCGGTGTTCGCGGCATTCATGTTGCAGGACATGGCCTTCATCAAGGTGATGGGCTTCGCGCTGGCCGCCGCGGTGTTCTTCGACGCCTTCGTCGTCCGCATGACCCTGATGCCCGCGGTCCTGACGGTGCTCGGCGACAAGGCGTGGTGGCTGCCGCGCTGGCTCGACCGCATCCTGCCCGACGTCGACATCGAGGGCGAGAAGCTCCGGGTCGCCGGGTCGGGACCGGCCGCCGAGACCGAGGCAGAGGTCCGGACCGGACGATGA
- a CDS encoding TetR/AcrR family transcriptional regulator, translating into MHTLGLRESKKAATRTALARAVLRLSTRDGIDQVTIDAVAAEANVSVRTFHNYFGGKEDALLHFVSTLFDTIVERIEARPAEEDLWCSVRTALVEAAMSPEVGEPAEIVELFRLLDTEPGLTARTRDSELGDTVEARIVELFARRGQQPHALYPHLVLHNAITTVRVALEYWVTHRASLATDPTAATDPAGRLELSTVLEAAFDQASAGLAQPVSAVDKLAATSPKEH; encoded by the coding sequence GTGCACACCCTCGGACTCCGCGAATCGAAGAAGGCAGCGACCCGCACCGCGCTCGCCCGCGCCGTCCTGCGGCTGTCGACGCGGGATGGCATCGACCAGGTCACGATCGACGCCGTCGCCGCCGAGGCGAACGTGTCCGTCCGCACGTTCCACAACTACTTCGGCGGCAAAGAAGACGCGCTGCTGCATTTCGTGTCGACGTTGTTCGACACCATCGTGGAACGGATCGAGGCCCGGCCGGCCGAGGAGGACCTCTGGTGTTCGGTCCGCACCGCCCTCGTCGAGGCCGCCATGTCGCCCGAGGTCGGCGAACCCGCCGAGATCGTCGAACTGTTCCGGCTCCTCGACACCGAACCAGGACTGACCGCACGAACACGCGACAGCGAACTCGGCGACACCGTCGAGGCCCGCATCGTCGAGCTCTTCGCCCGGCGCGGCCAGCAACCCCATGCGCTCTATCCCCACCTGGTCCTGCACAACGCGATCACGACGGTGCGCGTCGCCCTGGAGTACTGGGTGACCCACCGCGCGTCGCTCGCCACCGATCCCACCGCGGCCACCGACCCGGCCGGGCGCCTCGAACTGTCCACCGTGCTCGAGGCAGCCTTCGATCAGGCGTCGGCCGGTCTCGCGCAACCCGTTTCGGCCGTCGACAAGCTGGCCGCGACATCCCCCAAGGAGCACTGA